From Candoia aspera isolate rCanAsp1 chromosome 4, rCanAsp1.hap2, whole genome shotgun sequence, a single genomic window includes:
- the NGDN gene encoding neuroguidin isoform X1: protein MAAGPPPSSELRDSRDAVEADLPAALTLLKSLQEEVVAVTHHIQRLVQTVRAGSYPTEKGLSFLEVKDHLLLLYLQDLSHLMLEKTSGRSVANHPALLRLVETRTVLEKMRPIEQKLKYQVDKLVKAAVTGGLAENDPLSFKPNPNNLMSKLSDSEDGEDEDDDGGAKNPGKETSKGGIRKYVPPRLVPVHYNETEMEREKKMVEQAKKRALSSSVIRELKEQYSDAPEEIREGRQAHMARQNREDKHRMDYEESMMVRLNVSRKEKARRRREGVLGSQLSSLTHFGDISALTGATPSLGEDLNLPKKRRKKMSTKRGKRKGFRKRR from the exons gaTGCTGTGGAAGCTGACTTGCCTGCAGCGCTAACCTTGCTCAAATCTCTCCAAGAAGAG GTGGTTGCAGTTACTCATCACATCCAGCGTTTAGTGCAGACAGTGCGAGCAGGCAGCTACCCCACCGAAAAG GGCCTCAGTTTCCTAGAGGTGAAGGATCATCTGCTGCTGCTCTACCTTCAAGATCTTTCCCACCTGATGCTGGAGAAGACCTCAGGACGTTCTGTGGCCAACCATCCTGCCTTGCTGCGCTTGGTGGAAACTCGGACG GTGTTGGAGAAGATGCGCCCGATTGAGCAGAAATTGAAGTACCAGGTGGACAAACTGGTGAAGGCAGCTGTTACTGGCGGGCTGG CTGAGAATGATCCACTGAGCTTCAAGCCGAATCCGAATAATCTGATGAGCAag ctCAGCGACTCAGAAGAcggagaagatgaagatgatgatggtggtgccAAGAATCCTGGGAAAGAGACATCGAAAGGAGGCATCCGGAAATACGTCCCTCCTCGCCTGGTCCCTGTGCATTACA ATGAAACCGAGatggagagggagaagaagatGGTTGAGCAAGCCAAGAAGCGAGCGCTTAGTAGCTCCGTCATCCGGGAGCTGAAAGAGCAGTACTCGGACGCTCCGGAGGAGATCCGGGAGGGGCGTCAGGCACACATGGCCCGGCAGAATCGGGAAGATAAGCATCG GATGGACTACGAGGAGAGCATGATGGTTCGCCTCAACGTGAGCCGGAAGGAGAAAGCCCGCCGCAGACGAGAAGGGGTCCTCGGCTCCCAGCTCAGTTCCCTCACCCACTTTGGGGACATCAGCGCCCTCACCGGGGCCACCCCGTCTCTGGGAGAA GATTTAAATCTcccaaagaagagaaggaaaaagatgaGCACAAAACGGGGCAAGAGAAAAG GTTTCCGCAAGAGACGATAA
- the NGDN gene encoding neuroguidin isoform X2, with protein MAAGPPPSSELRDSRVVAVTHHIQRLVQTVRAGSYPTEKGLSFLEVKDHLLLLYLQDLSHLMLEKTSGRSVANHPALLRLVETRTVLEKMRPIEQKLKYQVDKLVKAAVTGGLAENDPLSFKPNPNNLMSKLSDSEDGEDEDDDGGAKNPGKETSKGGIRKYVPPRLVPVHYNETEMEREKKMVEQAKKRALSSSVIRELKEQYSDAPEEIREGRQAHMARQNREDKHRMDYEESMMVRLNVSRKEKARRRREGVLGSQLSSLTHFGDISALTGATPSLGEDLNLPKKRRKKMSTKRGKRKGFRKRR; from the exons GTGGTTGCAGTTACTCATCACATCCAGCGTTTAGTGCAGACAGTGCGAGCAGGCAGCTACCCCACCGAAAAG GGCCTCAGTTTCCTAGAGGTGAAGGATCATCTGCTGCTGCTCTACCTTCAAGATCTTTCCCACCTGATGCTGGAGAAGACCTCAGGACGTTCTGTGGCCAACCATCCTGCCTTGCTGCGCTTGGTGGAAACTCGGACG GTGTTGGAGAAGATGCGCCCGATTGAGCAGAAATTGAAGTACCAGGTGGACAAACTGGTGAAGGCAGCTGTTACTGGCGGGCTGG CTGAGAATGATCCACTGAGCTTCAAGCCGAATCCGAATAATCTGATGAGCAag ctCAGCGACTCAGAAGAcggagaagatgaagatgatgatggtggtgccAAGAATCCTGGGAAAGAGACATCGAAAGGAGGCATCCGGAAATACGTCCCTCCTCGCCTGGTCCCTGTGCATTACA ATGAAACCGAGatggagagggagaagaagatGGTTGAGCAAGCCAAGAAGCGAGCGCTTAGTAGCTCCGTCATCCGGGAGCTGAAAGAGCAGTACTCGGACGCTCCGGAGGAGATCCGGGAGGGGCGTCAGGCACACATGGCCCGGCAGAATCGGGAAGATAAGCATCG GATGGACTACGAGGAGAGCATGATGGTTCGCCTCAACGTGAGCCGGAAGGAGAAAGCCCGCCGCAGACGAGAAGGGGTCCTCGGCTCCCAGCTCAGTTCCCTCACCCACTTTGGGGACATCAGCGCCCTCACCGGGGCCACCCCGTCTCTGGGAGAA GATTTAAATCTcccaaagaagagaaggaaaaagatgaGCACAAAACGGGGCAAGAGAAAAG GTTTCCGCAAGAGACGATAA